Proteins from one Staphylococcus sp. IVB6214 genomic window:
- a CDS encoding GW dipeptide domain-containing protein — protein MVKKFGYKTPSMIALTLAGTALTAQHVDAAETSQKSEVVNVLNDETAKQQGEVAKQQTTESQQAIAGTQTYQDPAQVTLDSEAKQPAEQSVTSTTPQANQTDETVQATPVDETETTQANEENSSLTKEEAPIPESEIDLHSDAEDTPPAAQTAPAPSTVENSTSNVANNEIANAPVNQTATNDKVTAPANQTATNDKVTAPANQTATNDKVTASVNQTASKAPTVNADAPTPPRIGGKGGPATPVEATTFFRSATAAPKMSAPTYKPKVKSSINTYIRNKNFTVPKYEEDYSRHIPRYGYRGGVGKPEGIVIHDTANDSSTIDGEIAYMKRNAHNAFVHGFIDGKRIVETQPTDYLAYGAGYAANQRFIHMELVHVHDYDSFARQMNNMADYVATNLQYYGLKPDSAEYDGRGTVWTHLAVTRHLGGTDHVDPHGYLRAHNYSYNELYDLIQEKYQTKMGITTPAVSKATKKPVVKKPTVTKKPATKPATTAANNTLKVSGDMGYGRINTTNKGLYTTVYDQKGVKTNKTNQTLKVTKNASLNGKQFYLVTDSKINALIGWVNKGDVQYQKAQAVQSVRKNVTLKPGTTVYDVPWGTKTQVKGQSSKTAKQTFAVQKQQKIGTTQWLYGTVNKLTGWVNSNSIVTTPVAKPTVKKPVAKPAVKKPAVKKPVAKPVVKKPAVKKPVAKPAVKKPAVKKPVAKPAVKKPAVKKPVAKPVVKKPAVKKPVAKPVVKKPAVKKPAVKKPVAKPVVKTVSTAKKPASKVVVKKPVAKKLTKTPVKAATASPLKVSNDTGMGRINTKNNGLRATVFDKQGVKTAATERSMRVSKKASLNGQDYYLVTDYLSGTHIGWVKKQDVNYRKSEYAQVINKNFTINAGTKLYAAPWGSSHQVVGTVKGKNNQPFKAIRQQKVANTVYLYGTTNNLAGWVNQSALSLPKAVAHVTSNVSRLGRLNANNSGLKAPVYDKTSQNATQFADKTYKITKTATANNQNYVLLQNTNGKTPLGWVNAKDVFSQSLGATKAAKATYTVNKNTSGLYAMPWGTAKQRIDTLKHLANRTFNATKTVAVGKDTFLYGNVNRKTGWINKNDLTALKVAPKATAAKTVAPKKAAVSRPVTSQTLNHSNHYFVYNNNGYFYNHAGDKTAAGQLKRYYQNVFKVNKSTIVNGITWHYGAFKDGKKGWVKASDLRSQLTKQYQSAYTLDQAARKQYALTHKPQVQHIPGKWQNATFAEVRRAMDTERIAKDPRQKYQFLKLNQYQGLEASDLDKLLKNKGILNGQGQAFKEAAMTHNINEIYLISHALLETGHGTSKLSNGGYVNRQNQIVKNPSKKYYNMFGIGAYDHDAVRSGFKTAQNYGWDSVRKSIVGGAKFIKERYIGSGQNTLYRMRWNPHNPAVHQYATDITWASHNANRMKNFYDQIGESGKYFDVDKYKTK, from the coding sequence ATGGTTAAAAAATTTGGGTATAAAACACCTTCTATGATTGCATTAACACTCGCTGGAACTGCACTCACTGCACAACACGTTGATGCAGCAGAAACATCACAAAAATCCGAAGTCGTCAATGTATTAAACGACGAAACTGCTAAGCAACAAGGGGAAGTTGCTAAACAGCAAACAACTGAAAGCCAACAAGCGATTGCTGGCACTCAAACATATCAAGATCCAGCACAAGTAACACTTGATTCAGAAGCGAAGCAACCTGCGGAACAATCAGTAACTTCAACAACTCCACAAGCAAACCAGACTGATGAAACAGTTCAAGCAACACCGGTAGACGAGACAGAAACAACACAAGCTAACGAAGAAAATTCATCTCTTACTAAAGAAGAAGCACCTATTCCTGAAAGTGAAATTGACTTGCATAGTGACGCAGAAGATACGCCACCTGCCGCTCAAACTGCACCAGCACCAAGCACGGTAGAAAATTCAACATCTAATGTGGCTAACAATGAGATTGCTAACGCACCTGTCAACCAAACAGCTACTAATGATAAAGTAACTGCGCCTGCCAATCAAACAGCTACTAATGATAAAGTAACTGCGCCTGCCAATCAAACAGCTACTAATGATAAAGTAACTGCGTCTGTCAATCAAACAGCTAGCAAGGCACCAACAGTGAACGCTGATGCACCTACCCCACCACGTATTGGTGGCAAAGGCGGACCAGCTACACCAGTTGAAGCAACAACATTTTTCCGCTCTGCAACTGCTGCACCTAAAATGTCAGCACCGACTTACAAACCTAAGGTCAAATCATCAATTAACACGTATATTCGCAATAAAAACTTTACAGTTCCAAAGTATGAAGAAGACTACTCTCGTCACATTCCTAGATATGGCTATCGTGGTGGTGTCGGCAAACCTGAAGGAATTGTTATCCACGATACAGCAAATGATTCATCAACAATTGATGGCGAAATTGCTTACATGAAACGTAATGCACACAATGCATTCGTACATGGCTTTATTGATGGTAAACGCATCGTTGAAACGCAACCGACAGACTACCTTGCCTACGGTGCAGGATATGCTGCGAACCAACGTTTCATTCATATGGAACTCGTACACGTTCATGATTACGATTCATTCGCACGTCAGATGAATAACATGGCGGACTATGTTGCAACAAACTTGCAATATTACGGTTTAAAACCGGATAGTGCTGAATACGACGGTAGAGGTACAGTGTGGACACACCTTGCTGTAACAAGACATTTAGGTGGTACAGATCACGTTGACCCACACGGTTATTTACGCGCGCACAATTACAGCTACAATGAGTTGTATGACCTAATCCAAGAGAAATATCAAACGAAGATGGGTATTACAACACCTGCTGTTAGTAAAGCTACTAAAAAACCGGTTGTGAAAAAGCCAACTGTCACTAAAAAACCGGCAACGAAACCAGCAACAACTGCTGCAAATAATACCTTAAAAGTATCCGGTGATATGGGATACGGACGTATTAATACAACAAACAAAGGACTATATACAACTGTTTATGACCAAAAAGGTGTTAAAACAAATAAAACAAACCAAACGTTGAAAGTAACGAAAAATGCAAGTTTGAATGGTAAACAATTCTACTTAGTTACTGATTCAAAAATAAATGCATTAATCGGTTGGGTTAATAAAGGTGATGTTCAGTATCAAAAAGCACAAGCCGTGCAATCAGTGCGTAAAAATGTCACATTGAAACCTGGAACAACTGTGTATGATGTACCTTGGGGCACAAAAACACAAGTTAAAGGTCAATCTTCAAAAACTGCAAAACAAACATTTGCAGTACAAAAACAACAAAAAATTGGTACAACACAATGGCTCTACGGCACAGTCAATAAATTAACTGGTTGGGTAAACTCAAACAGTATTGTTACAACACCAGTCGCTAAGCCGACTGTTAAAAAACCGGTCGCTAAGCCTGCTGTTAAGAAGCCGGCCGTTAAAAAACCGGTCGCTAAACCTGTTGTTAAGAAGCCGGCTGTCAAAAAACCGGTCGCTAAGCCTGCTGTTAAGAAGCCGGCTGTCAAAAAACCGGTCGCTAAGCCTGCTGTTAAGAAGCCGGCTGTCAAAAAACCGGTCGCTAAACCTGTTGTTAAGAAACCAGCTGTCAAAAAACCGGTCGCTAAACCTGTTGTTAAGAAACCAGCTGTTAAGAAACCAGCTGTTAAAAAACCGGTCGCTAAACCTGTTGTTAAAACAGTTTCAACTGCTAAAAAACCAGCATCTAAGGTTGTTGTCAAAAAACCAGTTGCTAAAAAATTAACAAAAACGCCTGTAAAAGCTGCAACAGCATCACCATTAAAAGTATCAAACGATACAGGAATGGGACGTATCAATACAAAAAATAATGGTTTACGTGCAACTGTTTTCGATAAGCAAGGTGTTAAAACTGCTGCGACAGAACGATCAATGCGTGTATCGAAAAAAGCTTCTTTAAATGGGCAAGACTATTACTTAGTGACTGACTATTTATCAGGAACGCATATCGGTTGGGTGAAAAAACAAGATGTAAACTACCGTAAAAGTGAGTATGCACAGGTTATCAATAAAAACTTCACAATTAATGCCGGTACGAAGTTATATGCTGCTCCTTGGGGTTCAAGCCACCAAGTAGTTGGAACAGTAAAGGGTAAAAATAACCAACCATTCAAAGCAATCAGACAGCAAAAAGTTGCCAACACTGTATATTTATACGGTACAACAAACAATTTAGCTGGTTGGGTGAATCAAAGTGCCCTATCACTTCCTAAAGCTGTTGCGCATGTAACATCAAACGTCTCACGTTTAGGTCGCTTAAATGCTAATAACTCTGGCTTAAAAGCACCTGTTTATGATAAAACGAGTCAGAATGCAACACAGTTCGCTGATAAAACTTATAAAATCACTAAAACTGCGACAGCTAACAATCAAAACTATGTATTGTTACAAAATACAAATGGCAAAACGCCGCTTGGTTGGGTGAATGCAAAAGATGTTTTCAGTCAATCACTCGGTGCAACAAAAGCGGCTAAAGCAACATACACTGTCAATAAAAATACATCCGGTTTATATGCGATGCCTTGGGGTACGGCAAAACAACGTATCGATACATTAAAACATTTGGCAAACCGCACATTTAATGCGACGAAAACAGTAGCAGTTGGTAAAGACACTTTCCTATATGGTAACGTTAACCGTAAAACAGGATGGATCAACAAAAATGATTTAACTGCTTTAAAAGTGGCACCTAAAGCAACTGCAGCAAAAACAGTGGCGCCTAAGAAAGCGGCTGTATCTAGACCTGTAACATCACAAACTCTAAATCATTCAAATCATTACTTTGTTTATAACAACAATGGTTACTTCTATAATCATGCAGGTGACAAAACTGCTGCTGGACAATTGAAACGCTATTACCAAAATGTGTTTAAAGTTAATAAATCAACAATTGTAAACGGAATAACTTGGCATTATGGCGCATTCAAAGATGGTAAAAAAGGATGGGTGAAAGCTTCAGATCTTCGTTCACAATTAACGAAACAGTATCAATCAGCTTATACACTCGATCAAGCAGCACGTAAGCAATATGCTTTGACACATAAACCACAAGTACAACATATCCCTGGTAAATGGCAAAACGCTACATTTGCTGAAGTGCGTAGAGCAATGGATACAGAACGTATTGCCAAAGATCCACGTCAAAAATATCAATTTTTAAAACTAAACCAATATCAAGGTTTAGAAGCGAGTGACTTAGATAAGTTATTGAAAAATAAAGGTATTTTGAACGGTCAGGGTCAAGCTTTTAAAGAAGCAGCCATGACACATAACATCAATGAAATTTATTTAATCTCACATGCCCTACTAGAAACAGGTCATGGTACATCTAAACTTTCAAATGGTGGTTATGTCAATCGCCAAAATCAAATTGTGAAAAATCCAAGCAAGAAATATTACAATATGTTTGGAATTGGAGCATACGATCACGATGCAGTACGCAGCGGCTTTAAAACAGCACAAAACTATGGTTGGGATTCAGTTCGAAAATCAATCGTTGGTGGTGCGAAATTTATTAAAGAGAGATATATCGGCTCTGGTCAAAACACACTCTACCGTATGCGTTGGAATCCACATAATCCAGCTGTTCATCAATATGCAACGGACATTACTTGGGCAAGTCATAATGCAAATCGCATGAAAAACTTCTACGATCAAATTGGTGAATCTGGTAAATACTTCGACGTTGACAAATACAAAACAAAATAA
- a CDS encoding GNAT family N-acetyltransferase, which produces MFKQVNNDLDYQHIRTIREEVFVKEQGVSPTEEYDEHELTAQHVIGYDTSGHPIATARYRGVGDTAKIERVAVLKSHRGQGIGKQLIQYVEAVASEQGYQHFKLGAQTHAIPFYESLGYVAYGDVFIDANIPHRHMKKSIN; this is translated from the coding sequence ATGTTTAAACAAGTAAATAATGATTTAGATTATCAACATATACGTACAATACGTGAAGAAGTATTTGTGAAAGAACAAGGCGTTTCCCCTACTGAAGAATACGATGAACATGAATTAACTGCGCAACACGTTATCGGGTATGATACATCCGGACACCCTATCGCAACTGCTCGTTATCGTGGTGTTGGAGACACTGCAAAAATTGAACGTGTTGCAGTGTTGAAAAGTCATCGAGGACAAGGCATCGGAAAGCAACTGATTCAATATGTCGAAGCAGTCGCTTCTGAACAAGGTTATCAACACTTTAAACTCGGTGCACAAACCCATGCCATCCCCTTTTATGAGTCATTAGGATATGTCGCATATGGTGATGTCTTTATAGATGCAAATATTCCCCACAGACATATGAAAAAATCTATTAATTAA
- a CDS encoding DUF2538 family protein — MTRHTHEKINQINGMFNMLEQQIIHSKDLAHFRNQLFYVNHAHRENYEALLLYYSESEHNPIIDGACYIVALPEIFDAIDVFNAPLPFSWVYNEEGLTPEMTNLSVPIQYLVAAALEVTDVHIFKPSGYTMGLNNWNLVQMRIFWQYTALVRRNAA; from the coding sequence ATGACACGCCATACACATGAAAAAATAAATCAAATTAACGGGATGTTCAACATGCTTGAACAACAGATTATTCATAGTAAAGACCTTGCACATTTTCGCAATCAATTATTTTATGTCAATCATGCACATAGAGAGAATTACGAAGCGCTATTACTTTATTACAGCGAAAGCGAGCATAATCCCATTATTGATGGTGCATGTTATATCGTTGCACTTCCAGAAATATTCGATGCAATCGATGTATTCAATGCCCCACTTCCATTCTCATGGGTGTATAACGAAGAAGGCTTAACGCCTGAAATGACGAACTTGAGTGTACCAATTCAATATCTTGTCGCTGCAGCATTGGAAGTGACGGATGTCCACATCTTTAAGCCCTCTGGATACACGATGGGATTGAACAACTGGAACCTTGTACAGATGCGTATTTTTTGGCAGTATACAGCACTTGTTAGAAGAAATGCCGCATAA
- a CDS encoding LCP family protein, with protein sequence MNKGLKILLTVLALMLIVVPTIFGFMLLHSSKGAFNDSFSKSNERQSNLRDAPVKVASDPVTILFLGIDDSSSRRENGQSTEQSRTDAMILTTLNPETKNIRLLSIPRDTLSYIPEVGYFDKITHAHAYGGPQASMDALESTLNVPVDYYIRINMEAFVKTVDELGGIEYDVPYDIDEPNTTDQGRIKIKKGKQLLNGDQALAITRTRKQDSDLKRGERQMEVLKLLFKKAQDTQSLRKLDDIIEIVGKNANHNLSYKEVRSLATTYLTGNTAIKSQQLKGENEILNGLYYILPDEVELVKTSNLLRKDLGLAPNKDDDFLMNRVISLYGGIPPLTNIDQSLIDEAFQSSKNEETSSDEENQEFEQNETPLYDQVEPDPYATQDPYADPSAADGTQFDPNTYY encoded by the coding sequence ATGAATAAAGGACTAAAAATATTATTAACCGTATTAGCATTAATGCTCATCGTTGTTCCTACTATATTTGGTTTCATGTTATTACATTCATCAAAAGGTGCGTTTAATGATTCTTTTTCAAAATCTAATGAACGACAATCCAATTTGAGAGATGCACCCGTAAAGGTAGCTTCAGATCCCGTTACTATTCTATTTCTAGGGATTGATGATAGTAGTTCAAGACGTGAAAATGGCCAAAGTACTGAACAATCAAGAACAGATGCTATGATACTTACAACACTTAATCCAGAAACAAAAAATATTCGTTTATTAAGCATTCCGCGTGACACACTAAGCTATATTCCAGAAGTCGGCTACTTCGATAAAATAACACACGCACATGCTTATGGCGGCCCCCAAGCTTCGATGGATGCACTTGAATCAACACTTAATGTACCTGTCGATTACTATATCCGCATTAACATGGAAGCTTTTGTCAAAACAGTAGACGAACTCGGCGGAATTGAATACGATGTTCCTTATGATATCGATGAACCGAATACGACAGATCAAGGTCGTATCAAGATTAAAAAGGGAAAACAATTGCTGAATGGTGATCAAGCGTTAGCAATTACACGTACGCGAAAACAGGATTCTGACTTGAAACGTGGTGAGCGTCAGATGGAAGTATTGAAGCTCCTTTTTAAGAAAGCGCAAGACACACAATCATTGCGAAAATTAGATGATATTATTGAAATTGTCGGGAAAAATGCTAACCATAACTTATCTTATAAAGAGGTGCGCTCACTCGCTACTACTTATCTAACAGGCAACACAGCAATTAAATCTCAACAGTTAAAGGGCGAGAATGAAATATTGAATGGTTTATATTACATTTTGCCTGACGAAGTTGAACTTGTTAAAACAAGTAATTTATTGAGAAAAGACTTAGGGTTAGCACCGAATAAAGACGATGACTTTTTAATGAATCGTGTCATCTCTTTGTACGGTGGTATCCCACCTTTGACTAACATCGATCAAAGTTTAATAGACGAAGCTTTCCAATCTTCCAAAAATGAAGAAACATCATCTGATGAAGAAAATCAAGAATTCGAACAAAACGAAACTCCTTTGTATGATCAAGTGGAACCTGATCCGTATGCAACGCAAGATCCATATGCCGATCCATCTGCAGCAGACGGTACACAATTTGATCCGAACACATACTACTAA
- a CDS encoding PepSY domain-containing protein, translated as MKFKILTLLLSAGIVLAACGNDSDDNMDKKEDNQQTTQSSNDKMDKDSNDTNDQDDMDDQNDRDDQKTDKMNDKTVQLKDIQTEPEEAIKTAQKAFDGKMKKIEYKQDNGEWIYKIDLVNGNKEAEVKVSDKDNKAIKTEEETESDNQDNKTIDYKEMISYDEAVKTAQKETKGDLKQWKLNEDDGQLVYEVKIADQNDDREYLIDAKSGKLIGEDR; from the coding sequence ATGAAATTTAAAATTTTAACATTATTATTATCGGCAGGTATTGTTTTAGCAGCTTGTGGCAATGATAGTGACGACAACATGGATAAAAAAGAAGACAACCAACAAACAACACAATCATCAAATGATAAGATGGACAAAGACTCAAACGATACGAATGATCAAGATGATATGGACGACCAAAACGATCGTGATGATCAAAAAACTGATAAAATGAATGATAAAACAGTCCAGTTAAAAGATATTCAAACTGAACCAGAAGAAGCAATTAAAACAGCACAAAAAGCATTTGACGGTAAAATGAAAAAAATTGAATATAAGCAAGATAATGGCGAATGGATTTATAAAATTGACTTAGTGAATGGAAATAAAGAAGCTGAAGTCAAAGTATCGGATAAAGACAATAAAGCCATTAAAACTGAAGAAGAAACAGAAAGTGACAACCAAGATAACAAAACGATCGACTACAAAGAGATGATTTCTTATGATGAGGCAGTAAAAACGGCTCAAAAAGAAACTAAAGGTGACTTGAAGCAATGGAAGTTAAATGAAGATGATGGTCAATTAGTGTATGAAGTAAAAATTGCAGATCAGAATGATGATAGAGAGTATTTAATTGATGCAAAATCAGGCAAGTTAATCGGTGAAGATAGATAA
- a CDS encoding globin domain-containing protein — MLTQEEKGIILETVPVLKEKGTEITSRFYNRMFSQHPELRNMFNQTNQKKGFQSTALAQSVLAAAMNIEDFTPIVPIVKEIGYKHCALDVREEHYPIVGENLLAAIQDVVGVDENHPIIKTWAKAYGVIADAFISIEKDIYAGMAWEGFKPFKIEKIEEVTHNIKAFTVVSSDQDLSQFVPGQYITVDVESEKLPYRAKRHYSIVDGGKDFITFGVRREVSEGHEGEVSTILHDEFKEGDMINLSAPVGGFQVHNAEKPQLFLGSGVGVTPLVSMYRHAAQQGANTKFINVAASEKDVAFKAELDKITEEAKDAKLHTHLRDQEGYLKAAELKDYLTDDTEVYICGGTPFLQSMIQELQELGVDENRIHFETFVPRLSVEI, encoded by the coding sequence GTGTTAACACAAGAAGAAAAAGGGATTATTTTAGAAACAGTTCCCGTATTAAAAGAAAAAGGTACGGAAATCACATCACGATTCTACAATAGAATGTTCAGTCAACATCCTGAACTACGCAATATGTTTAACCAAACAAACCAGAAAAAAGGTTTTCAATCAACAGCTTTAGCGCAATCTGTACTTGCTGCTGCTATGAATATTGAAGACTTTACACCAATTGTGCCAATCGTAAAAGAGATTGGATACAAGCACTGTGCACTAGATGTGCGTGAAGAACACTACCCTATCGTTGGTGAAAACTTGTTAGCTGCAATCCAAGACGTTGTAGGCGTAGACGAAAACCACCCAATCATCAAAACTTGGGCAAAAGCTTACGGTGTTATTGCAGACGCATTTATTTCAATTGAAAAAGACATTTACGCAGGAATGGCTTGGGAAGGTTTCAAACCTTTCAAAATTGAAAAAATTGAAGAAGTAACGCACAATATCAAGGCTTTTACAGTTGTATCAAGTGACCAAGACTTAAGCCAATTTGTACCTGGTCAATATATTACAGTTGATGTTGAAAGTGAAAAGTTACCTTACCGTGCAAAACGTCACTACTCAATCGTTGACGGCGGCAAAGACTTCATTACATTCGGTGTACGTCGCGAAGTAAGTGAAGGTCATGAAGGTGAAGTTTCAACAATTTTACATGATGAATTCAAAGAAGGCGACATGATTAACTTGTCTGCACCAGTGGGTGGTTTCCAAGTGCATAATGCAGAAAAACCACAATTATTCTTAGGTTCTGGCGTTGGTGTCACACCATTAGTGTCAATGTACCGTCACGCTGCACAACAAGGTGCAAATACAAAATTCATCAATGTTGCTGCTTCAGAGAAAGATGTTGCATTCAAAGCTGAACTTGACAAAATTACTGAAGAAGCAAAAGATGCGAAGTTACACACACACTTACGTGATCAAGAAGGTTACCTAAAAGCTGCAGAACTTAAAGATTATTTAACAGATGACACAGAAGTATACATCTGTGGTGGTACACCATTCTTACAATCAATGATTCAAGAATTACAAGAATTAGGTGTCGATGAAAACAGAATCCACTTTGAAACATTTGTACCACGTTTAAGTGTTGAGATTTAA
- a CDS encoding immunoglobulin-like domain-containing protein, translated as MNKLLQSLSAIGVSATLVTPNLSVEATSNTIPSIKGTEDAIVEVGKTYNPLAGVTAYDKEDGDLTDKIKVNGHFDTSKAGTYQLEYQVIDSDGAIETSSRVIQVVDAPQ; from the coding sequence ATGAACAAATTACTTCAATCGTTATCAGCTATTGGTGTATCAGCAACACTTGTCACACCTAACCTCAGTGTAGAAGCAACTTCCAACACAATTCCTTCTATTAAAGGAACAGAAGATGCTATTGTTGAAGTGGGCAAAACATACAACCCATTAGCTGGTGTAACTGCATACGATAAAGAAGACGGTGATTTGACTGATAAAATCAAGGTCAATGGTCATTTTGATACGTCAAAAGCAGGGACGTACCAACTGGAGTACCAAGTCATTGACTCTGATGGTGCCATTGAAACATCTTCTCGTGTCATACAAGTTGTTGATGCACCGCAATAG
- the qoxA gene encoding cytochrome aa3 quinol oxidase subunit II yields MSKLKSLLLTFGTLFLLTGCSNMEVLNPKGPQASELRFLIIYSIIFMVGIVAVVCILFAVFTWKYRYTKTTESGKVHHNAILETVWFIIPVFILIALMIPTVKSLYDFEEPPKAEDDPIVVYAVSGGYKWFFAYPDEKIETVNHLTIPTNRPITFKLQAMDTMTSFWIPQLHGQKYAMTGMTMEWTMQADEEGTYRGRNSNFNGEGFSRHTFQVNAVSQEKYDEWVKKAQSQKVIDQDTFDKQLLPITKNEQLTFSGTHMAFVDPAADPEYIFHAYKRFNFVQKDLNFTHDQTTGVLSEPNKPAREVTVTNENYPRHGMEPAILKNDEKYDNEFKKDEEHTMDEMESIQKGAKDAKAHKDHKSGGGH; encoded by the coding sequence GTGTCAAAATTAAAGTCTTTGCTTCTAACGTTTGGAACACTGTTTCTATTAACAGGTTGTTCTAATATGGAAGTCTTAAACCCAAAAGGGCCACAAGCAAGTGAATTGAGATTTTTGATTATCTACTCAATTATCTTCATGGTTGGCATTGTTGCGGTTGTATGTATCCTTTTTGCTGTTTTCACTTGGAAATACCGTTACACGAAAACAACAGAATCTGGAAAAGTACACCACAACGCAATTCTTGAAACAGTTTGGTTTATCATTCCTGTATTTATTTTAATTGCATTAATGATTCCTACTGTTAAATCACTTTACGATTTTGAGGAGCCACCTAAAGCTGAAGACGATCCAATCGTTGTTTACGCAGTCAGTGGTGGTTACAAATGGTTCTTCGCATATCCTGATGAAAAAATTGAAACAGTGAACCATTTAACAATTCCAACAAATCGACCAATTACGTTCAAGCTTCAAGCGATGGACACAATGACAAGTTTCTGGATTCCACAACTTCACGGTCAAAAATATGCGATGACTGGAATGACAATGGAATGGACAATGCAAGCAGACGAGGAAGGTACTTACCGTGGACGTAACTCAAACTTCAACGGTGAAGGTTTCTCACGTCATACTTTCCAAGTGAATGCTGTAAGTCAAGAAAAATACGATGAATGGGTGAAAAAAGCGCAATCACAGAAAGTTATCGATCAAGATACTTTCGACAAACAACTTTTACCTATCACGAAAAATGAACAGTTAACATTCAGCGGTACGCACATGGCATTCGTAGACCCGGCTGCAGATCCGGAATACATCTTCCATGCATATAAACGCTTCAACTTTGTTCAGAAGGACTTAAACTTCACTCATGATCAAACAACAGGTGTTTTAAGCGAACCAAACAAACCAGCACGTGAAGTGACGGTTACGAATGAAAACTACCCACGCCATGGTATGGAACCTGCAATCCTTAAGAACGATGAAAAATATGATAATGAGTTCAAGAAGGACGAAGAACATACAATGGATGAAATGGAATCAATTCAAAAAGGTGCCAAAGATGCTAAGGCACACAAAGATCATAAAAGTGGAGGTGGACATTAA